The sequence below is a genomic window from Deltaproteobacteria bacterium HGW-Deltaproteobacteria-6.
CATCCTGTCCATTCACATCTTCATGAGGCGTCTTCGGCCCATGGATCATGTAATGGAGGAATGCGCCGCCCAAAACACCGCCTGCGGCAAGCAGACTCAAGGGTTTTAAGAGGTCTTTCCAGACAATCACGGACAGAGGTACTTTCGGATTCACCGGCAGCTCATCGTAAACATCCGGTTTGAATTGCAGAACGTAAATCACGTGCGTGCCGACCACAAACTTGTCGCCGTAAACATTGGCATCACCGCCCAACTGTTTCACCCGGGCATAAGCTTTTTTGATCATCGCGTCCTTGTCGCCGATGGTCAGAGCGCCGGTCGGGCAGGATTTCACACAGGCAGGAGCATGGCTTTCCTTGATGCGGTTATAACAAAGATCGCATTTGTAAACCTTGTCGGTCTTTTCATCATACTTGGGAATATGGAACGGACAGGCCGCCACGCATTCCTTGCAGCCGATGCATTTCTCATGACGAATCCCGACAGTTTTCATCTCGGTGTAATAAAGAGAGCCGCTGGGGCATACTTTTACGCAGGCTGCGTCGGTGCAGTGCATACAGCCGTCCTTGCGGAAGATCCACGTGAAATTTTTATTTTTATCCTCATATTCCTGGAAGCGAATCAACGTCCAGGTATTCCACTGCAAATCAGGAGGATTCTGATAGGTGCCCAACTGTTTCGTTCTGAAGCCGGGCAGTTCATTCCACTGCTTGCAGGCCACCTGGCAACCCCGGCAGGCGGTGCACAGGGTGGTATCAATCAATTTTACGAGTTCAGGTTGTTTATTCATAGTCGCTTCCCTCCTACAACTTTTCCACGTTGACCATGAACGCCTTGTACTCGGGGCAGAAGGTGTTCGCATCGCCAACGGTTGGGGTTAACATATTCGTGCTGTCGCTTCCGCTGTCCTTGGGAAACAGCCAGCCATAATTGAAGGGCATACCGACCTGATGAACCGTCTTTCCTTCGACGGTAAAAGGTTTAAAGCGCTTCGTCACCATGGCAACACAGGGAGCTTCGCCACGTATCGAGGAAACCTTGATGCGCTCGCCGTTTTTAATGCCTTTTTCCCTGGCGAGTTGATCGCCGATTTCCACGTAGAGTTCCGGCTGCATTTCCAGGAGCCACGCCTGCCAGCGGGTCAAAGCGCCGGTGCACCAATGTTCCGTGCAGGAATAGGTTGTGCAGACATACGGGAATATTTCACTGGCATTAGCCGCTTTATCCATATCGCTTTTGAAGATTTCAGCAGCCGGATTCATCAGCTGTCCGGACAATGGATTCTTGCTGAGCGGCCCTTCCAGCGGTTCGTAATGCTCGGGGAAGGGACCTTCAGCCATGCCGGGTCCAAACAAAGCACCGACGCCGTCTTGCTTCATGATGAAAGGATATTTCCCTTTCTCCTTATCCGCCTGCGGCGGCCAGGGTCCATCCGGCACATCGCCCACCCATTTATCGCCCTTCCACTCCAGGATATTGCGTTTGGGATTGTAGGGCTTGCCGTTCACATCGCAGGAAGCGCGGTTGTACATAATGCGGCGGTTGACCGGCCAGGCATAAGACCAGTTGGGGAAGAGGCCAAGGCCCGTCGGATCTTCCTTGCCCCGAGACGCCATTCTGTTCAGACCGTCTGCGGTGTAGCTT
It includes:
- a CDS encoding formate dehydrogenase subunit beta (beta subunit; involved in the use of formate as an electron donor during aerobic respiration; acts to transfer electrons from the major(alpha subunit) to the cytochrome b556(gamma subunit)); protein product: MNKQPELVKLIDTTLCTACRGCQVACKQWNELPGFRTKQLGTYQNPPDLQWNTWTLIRFQEYEDKNKNFTWIFRKDGCMHCTDAACVKVCPSGSLYYTEMKTVGIRHEKCIGCKECVAACPFHIPKYDEKTDKVYKCDLCYNRIKESHAPACVKSCPTGALTIGDKDAMIKKAYARVKQLGGDANVYGDKFVVGTHVIYVLQFKPDVYDELPVNPKVPLSVIVWKDLLKPLSLLAAGGVLGGAFLHYMIHGPKTPHEDVNGQD